In a genomic window of Nothobranchius furzeri strain GRZ-AD chromosome 14, NfurGRZ-RIMD1, whole genome shotgun sequence:
- the trim13 gene encoding tripartite motif-containing 13 isoform X2 has translation MEQLEEELTCPVCCGLFEDPRVLLCSHSFCKKCLDGLLEGIRGPAFRIPIKCPTCRKETPHNGANSLQINYSLRGIVDKFSKIKVMPKMKVCKQHCDQPLNMFCATDLRLICGFCATTDEHKGHGFCSLDDAYEQEKKAFGELQHEVKSWRSADMLSCLETLQASKKKALRSITKDAEKVADYFDKLISSLECKKSEILSDFETLKLVVMQAYDPEITKLSAALEEQRGALSIIESFRSASEPLCFLQQMQEFREKMKVLKETPLPSRKDMDVGPLVSEFDVKRWDSLRLSEVDKISVPCESGSRTRSAWITVRRWIVLFLITLPMSLLILPLLLDTTEMTSMIQVFPTKRSLHADAYMRKVTEICADMVDAGQEYVNKFIDSTVHFMHRCKL, from the coding sequence ATGGAGCAGCTGGAAGAGGAGCTGACCTGTCCGGTTTGCTGTGGACTCTTCGAGGACCCGCGGGTGTTGCTGTGCTCACACAGCTTCTGCAAGAAATGCCTGGATGGACTCTTGGAAGGAATCAGGGGACCAGCTTTCAGAATTCCCATCAAATGCCCCACATGCCGCAAAGAAACCCCCCACAACGGCGCAAATAGCCTGCAGATCAACTATTCTCTGCGCGGAATAGTTGACAAGTTCAGCAAAATAAAGGTGATGCCAAAAATGAAGGTTTGTAAACAACACTGTGACCAGCCCCTGAATATGTTCTGCGCAACTGATTTGAGGCTCATTTGTGGCTTTTGCGCAACGACGGATGAGCATAAAGGGCACGGATTCTGCTCCCTGGATGATGCTTATGAGCAAGAGAAGAAGGCATTTGGAGAGCTGCAGCATGAGGTGAAGAGCTGGAGGAGCGCGGACATGCTGTCCTGTCTGGAGACACTACAAGCAAGTAAGAAAAAGGCGCTCCGGTCCATCACCAAGGACGCAGAGAAAGTGGCAGACTATTTTGATAAACTCATCAGTTCCCTCGAGTGCAAAAAGAGCGAGATCCTGTCCGATTTTGAAACCCTGAAGTTGGTGGTGATGCAGGCGTACGACCCGGAGATCACCAAGCTGAGCGCAGCGCTGGAGGAGCAGAGAGGTGCGCTCAGCATCATCGAATCCTTCAGGAGCGCATCCGAACCCCTGTGCTTTCTGCAGCAGATGCAAGAGTTCCGAGAGAAAATGAAAGTCCTCAAGGAGACTCCCCTGCCCTCACGCAAAGACATGGACGTCGGGCCACTTGTGAGCGAGTTTGACGTGAAAAGGTGGGATTCTCTCAGGCTCAGTGAAGTGGACAAGATCTCAGTCCCGTGTGAGAGTGGTTCCAGAACGCGATCCGCATGGATCACGGTGCGCAGATGGATCGTTTTATTCCTGATCACGCTGCCGATGTCACTCCTCATCCTGCCGCTGCTGCTGGACACTACAGAAATGACCTCAATGATCCAAGTGTTTCCCACTAAACGTTCTTTGCACGCTGACGCCTACATGCGAAAAGTGACTGAGATATGCGCAGATATGGTGGATGCAGGTCAGGAATATGTCAACAAGTTCATTGACAGCACTGTCCACTTTATGCACAGATGTAAATTATAA
- the trim13 gene encoding tripartite motif-containing 13 isoform X1, with amino-acid sequence MPGFYAGTAMQDVMEQLEEELTCPVCCGLFEDPRVLLCSHSFCKKCLDGLLEGIRGPAFRIPIKCPTCRKETPHNGANSLQINYSLRGIVDKFSKIKVMPKMKVCKQHCDQPLNMFCATDLRLICGFCATTDEHKGHGFCSLDDAYEQEKKAFGELQHEVKSWRSADMLSCLETLQASKKKALRSITKDAEKVADYFDKLISSLECKKSEILSDFETLKLVVMQAYDPEITKLSAALEEQRGALSIIESFRSASEPLCFLQQMQEFREKMKVLKETPLPSRKDMDVGPLVSEFDVKRWDSLRLSEVDKISVPCESGSRTRSAWITVRRWIVLFLITLPMSLLILPLLLDTTEMTSMIQVFPTKRSLHADAYMRKVTEICADMVDAGQEYVNKFIDSTVHFMHRCKL; translated from the exons ATGCCTGGGTTTTACGCAGGCACCGCGATGCAA GACGTCATGGAGCAGCTGGAAGAGGAGCTGACCTGTCCGGTTTGCTGTGGACTCTTCGAGGACCCGCGGGTGTTGCTGTGCTCACACAGCTTCTGCAAGAAATGCCTGGATGGACTCTTGGAAGGAATCAGGGGACCAGCTTTCAGAATTCCCATCAAATGCCCCACATGCCGCAAAGAAACCCCCCACAACGGCGCAAATAGCCTGCAGATCAACTATTCTCTGCGCGGAATAGTTGACAAGTTCAGCAAAATAAAGGTGATGCCAAAAATGAAGGTTTGTAAACAACACTGTGACCAGCCCCTGAATATGTTCTGCGCAACTGATTTGAGGCTCATTTGTGGCTTTTGCGCAACGACGGATGAGCATAAAGGGCACGGATTCTGCTCCCTGGATGATGCTTATGAGCAAGAGAAGAAGGCATTTGGAGAGCTGCAGCATGAGGTGAAGAGCTGGAGGAGCGCGGACATGCTGTCCTGTCTGGAGACACTACAAGCAAGTAAGAAAAAGGCGCTCCGGTCCATCACCAAGGACGCAGAGAAAGTGGCAGACTATTTTGATAAACTCATCAGTTCCCTCGAGTGCAAAAAGAGCGAGATCCTGTCCGATTTTGAAACCCTGAAGTTGGTGGTGATGCAGGCGTACGACCCGGAGATCACCAAGCTGAGCGCAGCGCTGGAGGAGCAGAGAGGTGCGCTCAGCATCATCGAATCCTTCAGGAGCGCATCCGAACCCCTGTGCTTTCTGCAGCAGATGCAAGAGTTCCGAGAGAAAATGAAAGTCCTCAAGGAGACTCCCCTGCCCTCACGCAAAGACATGGACGTCGGGCCACTTGTGAGCGAGTTTGACGTGAAAAGGTGGGATTCTCTCAGGCTCAGTGAAGTGGACAAGATCTCAGTCCCGTGTGAGAGTGGTTCCAGAACGCGATCCGCATGGATCACGGTGCGCAGATGGATCGTTTTATTCCTGATCACGCTGCCGATGTCACTCCTCATCCTGCCGCTGCTGCTGGACACTACAGAAATGACCTCAATGATCCAAGTGTTTCCCACTAAACGTTCTTTGCACGCTGACGCCTACATGCGAAAAGTGACTGAGATATGCGCAGATATGGTGGATGCAGGTCAGGAATATGTCAACAAGTTCATTGACAGCACTGTCCACTTTATGCACAGATGTAAATTATAA
- the spryd7b gene encoding SPRY domain-containing protein 7b, with translation MAAMFTCCFGCCGEGGSGHVPLKEMPTVQLDTHHMGTDVVIVKSGRRICGTGGCLANAPLHQNKSYFEFKIQSSGVWGIGVATQKVNLNQVPLGRDANSLVLRHDGSVYHNNEEKNRLPANSLPQEGDIVGMTYDHVELNLYLNGKNMHCPASGIRGTVYPVVYVDDSAILDCQFSDFYHTPPQGFEKILFEQQIF, from the exons ATGGCTGCGATGTTTACGTGTTGTTTTGGCTGCTGCGGAGAAGGCGGTTCGGGGCATGTTCCCCTCAAAGAGATGCCCACTGTTCAGTTAGACACTCATCACATGG GCACTGATGTTGTGATTGTAAAGAGCGGCCGGAGGATATGTGGCACTGGGGGTTGCCTTGCCAATGCTCCGTTGCACCAGAACAAAAGTTATTTTGAGTTTAAGATCCAGTCCAGCG GTGTTTGGGGAATTGGTGTGGCCACTCAGAAAGTGAATCTTAACCAAGTGCCTTTGGGCAGAGACGCCAACAGCCTGGTTCTGAGGCATGATGGGTCTGTCTACCACAATAACGAAGAGAAGAACCGGCTACCTGCAAACAGCCTTCCACAGGAGGGCGACATTGTG GGCATGACATATGACCACGTGGAGCTGAACTTATATCTTAATGGGAAGAACATGCATTGTCCTGCGTCAGGGATCCGAGGCACCGTGTACCCCGTTGTTTACG TGGACGACAGTGCCATCTTAGACTGCCAGTTTAGTGACTTCTACCACACGCCTCCACAAGGATTTGAGAAGATTCTCTTTGAGCAGCAAATCTTCTGA